One Candidatus Marsarchaeota archaeon genomic window carries:
- a CDS encoding type II secretion system F family protein, producing the protein MAKLNINFERLVSRSVARFLSKTLDLSGSKMSVNSLLEKMIIGGFGLLAIVAFALFFILHLNILIDLGAGIGSAVVFVFVIYMLLNYKIDQRKTFVEGILPDYFQLASANLKSGIALDRAMLMAARPEFKYFSADVQEMNRNIFGGETFENALRALASKYKSNNLEHAVRMMIEAQKFGGAMADLLDQLSKDMRSQQMLQKEVSGQLLMYSLFIAFAGLIAAPVLYGLTSQMIIITDTVWKGILASNPGGLPTTGVSFLKPSPPKISPTTYHNFAIAAIVVITGFASIIMSTISSGSSVKGIRLLPLFILVGLGIYLVVGSVIASLFSSFGSL; encoded by the coding sequence ATGGCGAAGCTTAACATAAATTTTGAAAGGCTCGTTTCCAGAAGCGTAGCACGATTCCTTTCAAAGACACTGGACCTTTCAGGATCGAAGATGAGCGTCAATTCACTGCTCGAAAAGATGATAATAGGCGGCTTCGGCCTATTGGCTATAGTGGCATTCGCCCTGTTCTTTATACTTCACCTGAACATACTAATCGACCTTGGTGCAGGAATAGGGTCTGCAGTGGTATTCGTATTTGTCATATACATGCTGCTCAACTACAAGATAGACCAAAGGAAGACTTTCGTTGAGGGAATATTGCCTGACTATTTCCAGCTTGCTTCTGCAAATCTGAAAAGCGGCATAGCGCTCGACAGGGCAATGCTAATGGCTGCAAGGCCTGAATTCAAGTACTTCTCGGCGGACGTGCAGGAGATGAACAGGAACATATTCGGCGGCGAGACATTCGAGAACGCGCTACGGGCACTTGCAAGCAAGTACAAATCAAACAACCTTGAGCACGCAGTAAGGATGATGATAGAGGCGCAAAAATTCGGCGGGGCAATGGCGGATCTTCTGGACCAGCTTTCTAAGGACATGCGCAGCCAGCAGATGCTGCAGAAGGAGGTCTCAGGGCAGCTTCTTATGTACAGCCTTTTCATAGCATTTGCAGGGCTTATAGCTGCACCTGTGCTTTACGGCCTTACAAGCCAGATGATAATAATAACCGATACAGTATGGAAAGGCATATTGGCATCGAACCCAGGCGGCCTGCCTACGACAGGCGTTTCGTTCTTGAAACCCAGCCCTCCTAAAATAAGCCCTACAACATACCATAATTTTGCCATAGCGGCAATCGTCGTAATAACCGGCTTCGCATCGATAATAATGTCTACTATATCATCCGGAAGCTCGGTAAAGGGCATAAGGCTGTTGCCGCTGTTTATACTAGTAGGGCTGGGCATATACCTAGTGGTGGGATCAGTAATAGCCTCGCTTTTCAGCAGTTTTGGCAGCCTCTAA
- a CDS encoding type II secretion system F family protein has product MFGGKKPRVINVDGKDVVLQPKPGIGSKLFSSQPNSDAQAQAVPSPQPQSQPQPQFQIPQQPKPAPKFTAAQRPGRWHLFVESIGAKQKGLEEALREQGVKGTLYSFVQRMIIAAMMIGVVLGITFFVLFTHLHVALPAAVILAVLIGFMVFYFGMNAFMSFPKHKGKKNAKGVERDILFAARDMIIALRSGMPLFNTLVSVSTGYGDASREFQKVVERVQLGMPLESAIDQTIAESKSDSFRRLMLQASVSIKAGGDTVTALQSVIDQLSQERVIEIRRYGQRLNAIAMFYMLFGVILPSMGIAVVTILTTFIALFTVTPQLLEAGLVGILFLQIVFLQMIRGSRPSFST; this is encoded by the coding sequence ATGTTTGGAGGCAAAAAACCAAGGGTTATAAACGTAGACGGGAAGGATGTAGTGCTGCAGCCGAAGCCAGGCATTGGCTCAAAGCTCTTCTCATCGCAGCCGAATTCCGATGCGCAGGCCCAGGCCGTGCCTTCTCCCCAGCCGCAGTCACAGCCACAGCCGCAATTTCAGATTCCTCAGCAGCCCAAGCCCGCGCCAAAATTCACAGCCGCGCAGAGGCCAGGCAGATGGCACTTATTCGTGGAAAGCATTGGGGCCAAGCAAAAAGGCCTTGAAGAGGCCCTCAGGGAGCAAGGGGTCAAAGGCACGCTTTATTCGTTCGTGCAGCGCATGATCATAGCTGCAATGATGATAGGCGTTGTATTGGGGATAACATTCTTCGTGCTGTTCACCCATCTGCATGTCGCGCTTCCTGCAGCTGTAATTCTCGCGGTGCTGATAGGCTTTATGGTCTTCTACTTCGGCATGAACGCATTCATGAGTTTTCCGAAACACAAGGGCAAGAAAAACGCCAAGGGCGTCGAGCGCGATATACTGTTTGCAGCAAGGGACATGATAATAGCGCTCAGGTCAGGAATGCCGCTTTTCAATACCCTTGTTTCGGTGAGCACAGGCTACGGCGACGCGAGCAGGGAATTCCAAAAAGTGGTAGAGAGGGTACAGCTCGGCATGCCGCTGGAATCTGCAATAGACCAGACGATAGCGGAATCGAAGAGCGACTCGTTTCGCAGGCTTATGCTGCAGGCATCAGTGAGCATAAAGGCAGGCGGAGATACCGTAACCGCATTGCAAAGCGTCATAGACCAGCTCTCGCAGGAGCGCGTCATAGAAATAAGAAGGTATGGCCAGAGGCTGAATGCCATAGCCATGTTCTACATGCTGTTCGGAGTAATACTGCCAAGCATGGGCATAGCAGTCGTGACCATACTCACGACGTTCATAGCGCTTTTCACAGTTACCCCGCAGCTGCTCGAGGCTGGGCTTGTAGGGATATTATTCTTGCAGATAGTCTTCCTGCAGATGATACGCGGCTCTAGGCCGTCGTTCTCAACGTGA
- a CDS encoding LamG domain-containing protein: MNCLKRRNYKGFIFTLDAVFSLIVASAAVSLLLFVHFTNPIAASASSSQEALSVLNNMLSTELASILQSGVALPPLQPYKLPSSSEPFGYAGFLSNGSYITAPTEPISKEALTISFWVKPTAPGRYAAGSGINVPGANNSSVIIFLGNSTSSIVISYNISGGLYINGIDENCITTPAGSVPENTWTNVILRQNSTSEAVFINGKQVGTIGTSYPYHIYGIVFGTSRAGPTAPNNVGFYNFTGYIANVQLYASVLNPSKIYQLYKSAINSVPIGNAGLLGWWPLDENANDYSGSGNDGKPHNVNFVRTDYLPIGQYNASMNESLMQTISELYMSNDSMYAQFLLNDSVLGQPRAGIYINRNYSASESVPYFNVSEGSYDLIYNNSPLYVGRPAMTFAAWIYPEGLGTCGNATAPSCIILNKYGSFKFGIDKFGSVCVLLNGTTPGDEWNCTQEGLIKPRTWAGVEITHNTTQLNVSIDGGLVYNLTEKGEVLLNSGPLIIGASGEPGSISGTFNGSIANVQLYDEALPPDAIVGIGNGGLGGLALPNEKLVGWWPLIGNTEDYSGNGDAGIPYEVSFMQVAYTPPTIVNAYEISKSSVPVLLRQHGKSGMYNISVVIWN; encoded by the coding sequence ATGAACTGCCTGAAGAGAAGAAACTACAAGGGCTTCATATTTACGCTAGATGCGGTATTCTCTCTCATAGTGGCAAGTGCAGCTGTTTCGCTGCTGCTTTTCGTTCATTTTACAAATCCGATAGCAGCAAGCGCATCCTCATCGCAAGAGGCGCTTAGCGTATTGAACAACATGCTTTCGACCGAATTGGCAAGCATACTGCAGAGCGGCGTTGCGCTGCCTCCGCTGCAGCCGTACAAGCTGCCAAGCAGCAGCGAGCCTTTTGGATATGCAGGTTTCCTTTCGAATGGCAGTTACATAACCGCACCAACTGAACCTATTTCAAAGGAAGCCCTGACCATATCCTTCTGGGTTAAACCGACAGCCCCAGGAAGGTACGCTGCAGGATCCGGGATCAATGTGCCTGGCGCAAACAACAGCAGCGTCATAATTTTCCTTGGGAATTCAACTTCCTCGATAGTGATATCGTACAACATTAGCGGCGGCCTCTACATAAATGGCATTGATGAGAACTGCATAACCACGCCAGCTGGAAGCGTACCTGAAAACACCTGGACAAACGTGATACTAAGGCAGAACAGTACTTCAGAAGCGGTTTTCATAAATGGCAAGCAAGTGGGCACCATAGGCACAAGCTATCCATATCATATATATGGCATAGTGTTTGGTACTTCAAGGGCAGGGCCTACTGCACCTAACAACGTCGGCTTTTACAATTTCACAGGCTACATTGCGAACGTGCAGCTTTATGCAAGCGTGCTAAACCCAAGCAAGATATACCAGCTTTACAAAAGCGCCATAAACAGCGTACCGATAGGAAACGCTGGGCTTCTTGGATGGTGGCCGCTTGATGAGAACGCAAACGACTACAGCGGCAGCGGGAATGACGGGAAGCCGCACAACGTCAATTTCGTCAGGACCGATTACCTCCCGATAGGGCAGTACAACGCAAGCATGAACGAAAGCCTTATGCAGACTATAAGCGAGCTTTACATGAGCAACGACAGCATGTACGCCCAATTCCTCCTGAACGATTCGGTGCTAGGGCAGCCGCGTGCAGGCATATACATAAACAGGAATTATTCCGCTTCTGAGAGCGTGCCGTACTTCAACGTATCAGAAGGCAGCTACGATCTGATTTACAACAACAGCCCGCTTTATGTTGGCAGGCCAGCGATGACCTTCGCCGCATGGATATACCCAGAGGGATTGGGGACTTGCGGCAATGCTACTGCGCCTTCGTGCATCATATTAAATAAATATGGCAGCTTCAAGTTCGGAATCGACAAGTTCGGAAGCGTATGCGTATTACTAAATGGAACCACCCCTGGAGACGAATGGAATTGCACGCAGGAAGGCCTGATAAAACCGAGGACATGGGCTGGTGTTGAGATAACACACAATACAACACAGCTCAATGTAAGCATTGATGGAGGGCTCGTATACAATTTAACCGAAAAAGGCGAAGTGCTTCTGAATTCCGGGCCTTTGATAATAGGAGCAAGCGGTGAGCCTGGATCAATAAGTGGGACGTTCAATGGCTCTATTGCAAACGTGCAGCTTTATGATGAAGCCCTGCCGCCGGATGCTATCGTAGGCATAGGCAATGGAGGGCTTGGGGGGCTTGCGCTTCCGAATGAAAAACTGGTAGGGTGGTGGCCGCTAATAGGCAACACCGAGGACTACAGCGGAAATGGAGATGCAGGAATACCGTATGAAGTAAGCTTTATGCAAGTGGCGTATACGCCGCCGACGATAGTGAATGCTTATGAGATAAGCAAATCTTCCGTGCCGGTGCTGCTGCGGCAGCACGGGAAGTCTGGAATGTACAATATAAGCGTAGTTATATGGAATTGA
- the tadA gene encoding Flp pilus assembly complex ATPase component TadA — MAEENKQETDKPQAQNGNVAAAQAQANAGHKAEADQENVLEHYMLNAHGMVIDVTIKSSAAEFVPIYYVSFQGVSEATRLLLMSFRRELITMVPIDPTKVEVESYVEELNKRYVQASNILIDRYLPSTDAETKSVLTAYILNMMLGLGDLEVPLSDENLEEIAVNGSRSPIWVFHKRIGWCKTNIKPQNEDAIYDQAEQIGRRVGRELNNLAPLMDAELVDGSRVNATLYPISQVGNTITIRKFAKNPWTMPALVKAGSLTPEIAGLLWLCIQNEISILISGGTASGKTSFLNAASIFFPPTRRIISVEETRELALPDTMQWVSMISRQPNPEGKGEVTLYDLMVNALRQRPDIMLVGEVRTGKDAETLFEAIHTGHSVYATVHADNAQDTIVRMTNPPIATPKIQMNALGAIVSLFRHRSKGIRRTLEFAEMLRTGDANVLYRWNMRDDTFAQISDMTNLAETMSLYGGLTKSEIAEDIKTKAKIIRWMIKYNVTDINNAGFLVSNYYRNKDRVIDVVNNDVAYSKELF; from the coding sequence ATGGCCGAGGAAAATAAGCAGGAAACCGACAAGCCGCAAGCGCAAAACGGGAATGTTGCAGCTGCGCAGGCCCAGGCCAATGCTGGTCATAAGGCAGAAGCAGACCAGGAAAATGTGCTAGAGCACTATATGCTCAACGCGCATGGCATGGTAATCGATGTAACAATAAAATCCAGCGCTGCAGAGTTCGTGCCAATCTACTACGTTTCGTTCCAGGGGGTCAGCGAAGCCACGAGGCTGCTGCTGATGTCTTTCAGGCGCGAGCTGATAACCATGGTTCCGATAGACCCTACAAAGGTAGAGGTCGAGTCTTATGTGGAGGAACTGAACAAGAGGTATGTGCAGGCTAGCAACATACTAATAGACAGGTATCTGCCCAGTACCGATGCAGAGACAAAGAGCGTGCTTACTGCTTACATATTGAACATGATGCTCGGCCTGGGCGACTTGGAAGTGCCGCTTTCCGATGAAAACCTGGAAGAAATAGCCGTAAACGGGTCGCGCTCGCCGATATGGGTATTCCACAAGAGGATAGGCTGGTGCAAAACGAACATAAAGCCACAGAATGAGGATGCCATATACGACCAAGCAGAGCAAATAGGGAGGAGGGTCGGCAGGGAACTCAACAACCTTGCGCCGCTGATGGACGCAGAGCTGGTAGACGGCTCCAGGGTAAACGCCACTCTTTACCCCATATCGCAGGTTGGCAACACAATAACTATTAGGAAATTTGCAAAGAACCCGTGGACAATGCCTGCACTGGTAAAGGCAGGAAGCCTTACGCCGGAAATCGCCGGCCTGCTCTGGCTCTGCATACAGAACGAAATAAGCATACTGATATCAGGGGGAACTGCAAGCGGGAAAACCAGCTTCCTCAATGCCGCTAGCATATTCTTCCCGCCGACAAGGAGAATCATTTCCGTAGAAGAGACTAGGGAGCTTGCGCTGCCTGACACTATGCAGTGGGTATCAATGATATCAAGGCAGCCAAATCCAGAAGGCAAGGGAGAAGTTACACTGTACGATCTTATGGTCAATGCACTGCGACAGAGGCCAGATATAATGCTTGTAGGAGAAGTCAGGACTGGCAAGGACGCCGAAACCTTGTTCGAGGCCATACATACTGGCCACTCAGTCTATGCCACAGTGCACGCAGACAACGCTCAGGATACTATAGTCAGGATGACAAACCCTCCAATTGCGACGCCTAAGATACAGATGAATGCTTTGGGTGCAATCGTAAGCCTCTTTAGGCACAGGAGCAAGGGCATAAGGCGAACGCTGGAATTTGCAGAAATGCTTAGGACCGGAGACGCAAACGTGCTTTATAGGTGGAATATGAGGGATGATACGTTCGCCCAGATAAGCGACATGACCAACCTCGCAGAAACAATGTCGCTCTACGGCGGATTGACTAAAAGCGAGATAGCGGAAGATATAAAAACAAAGGCTAAGATAATACGTTGGATGATAAAATATAACGTCACTGACATAAACAATGCCGGCTTTCTGGTAAGCAATTATTACAGGAACAAGGATAGGGTAATAGATGTTGTCAATAACGACGTTGCATATTCGAAGGAGTTGTTTTAA
- a CDS encoding LamG domain-containing protein, whose product MELISHSKAKGSHKGVLLTLLTIVIFILMLGEVITYVVLNINYDNLSSAVAQSLASGNFAQSINLGISAFLYSGLGKALNSFTYFEASPAQRNDRFVNNTQGLLEGMLYNGSFYENESYFNSSLEKSISEFRLEALTEGFTANLSNITLSVKMASPFAIGADVRGFAALNTSSGITLDYPIDTNATIVLSSMPSLIAAEQGFNSSLQGAVLPNATIVGNISAERGSTGPLMFAYGTVVYVKGEPTCTDISSNYRNGNFILATPNAEYIGQYVCGMAGLVTNISNSSTPLRPYLVYSNSTIMQYLNTSPRLLIDGPALELLNTSKIQSAAESGFYYASPYAASFFQRAQGEPYKRSRNGIFTFGAEARQVAYFSGSGNIITPLSLSTDNFTVALWVRPQSLAKITSTDGYSLINTQGTNPFELLLNSGFGQNAKADSGDEEVGIGASTYHAYGIGNSTWSFLAVAVSNGIATIYANGEPPYTVNSIPAGPYSLDDLALGQAALGIGPYNGSMANVQIYNSTLSSAQVGSLYLQGIDAIPASRSRLVEWFPLYTNSKDYSGMNNNGTSTGVGYSNIQNYYVNPTGQQMQNFVSKTAFFNGTDSMITLPISVANGSDITMTGWIYLNNVPSTDEGIFSFTSNSNNGTIAVFFKGDCNVEAGVTNTIGAWQGSTGAECLLPDRWYQIAAEANQGSGSYSLYIDGMKQFSAAFTGTLEGSNSIDVGLFSPKSAYFSGLMGNLQFYGTQLSQGELTALYREGLHGGPLNVSELYGFYPLDGNANDYSGNGNNGASYGLNYEPMELPLSTSPIEGVFGCYNTVLCNSTGQRLFVSGLPLENANIGYANMSGSLGMEYGMMPDALHLNGIAYALAHIGSYFGYKNNITASVWAYIAPGYSGPLVAVSGNSGTEALIREQGMKVIGPASNVTLSHPGWYNFIASYSAVNNEAAFYVNGSEIGSPSGITYTAPGQFPYWTTTISSGTLNGTIEDLQIYKSYVSSAQAAQLYMNNSVFGLAPAEYLPLGAGNAGMQNETVNLANYSDYAIMYSAPGFICTNNHFDYGSCGVEYVPG is encoded by the coding sequence ATGGAATTGATTTCGCACAGCAAGGCAAAGGGCAGCCACAAAGGCGTGCTTTTGACGCTACTTACGATAGTCATATTCATACTCATGCTAGGAGAGGTAATAACGTATGTAGTGCTGAATATAAATTATGACAATTTGTCTTCCGCGGTGGCACAAAGCCTTGCTTCGGGAAATTTTGCGCAGAGCATAAATCTCGGGATATCCGCTTTTCTATACTCAGGCCTTGGCAAAGCCCTGAACAGCTTTACATATTTCGAAGCTTCGCCTGCCCAGAGGAACGACAGGTTTGTTAACAATACGCAGGGCCTGCTTGAGGGCATGCTTTATAACGGCAGCTTCTACGAAAACGAGAGCTATTTCAATTCAAGCCTTGAGAAGTCTATAAGCGAATTCAGGCTTGAGGCGCTAACCGAGGGCTTTACTGCGAATCTCAGCAACATAACGCTGTCGGTAAAGATGGCATCGCCTTTTGCAATCGGGGCCGACGTTCGCGGGTTTGCGGCATTGAATACGAGCAGCGGCATAACCCTTGATTACCCGATAGATACAAATGCGACCATAGTGCTGAGCTCGATGCCATCACTGATAGCTGCAGAGCAGGGATTCAACTCTTCGCTGCAAGGGGCAGTGCTGCCAAACGCAACGATAGTTGGAAACATATCTGCGGAACGCGGCTCTACCGGGCCGCTCATGTTTGCATATGGCACTGTGGTGTATGTAAAGGGCGAGCCTACATGCACCGATATATCCTCGAATTACAGGAACGGCAACTTCATACTTGCTACCCCCAATGCAGAGTACATTGGCCAGTATGTATGCGGCATGGCGGGGCTTGTGACCAACATATCGAATTCTTCTACGCCTCTCAGGCCGTACCTTGTGTACTCGAATAGCACAATAATGCAGTACCTGAACACATCTCCAAGGCTGCTCATTGACGGGCCGGCTTTAGAGCTGCTCAACACTTCGAAAATACAAAGCGCTGCAGAAAGCGGCTTTTACTATGCGTCACCGTATGCTGCATCGTTCTTCCAGAGGGCCCAAGGTGAGCCTTATAAGAGATCCAGGAATGGAATATTCACATTCGGTGCAGAGGCCAGGCAGGTGGCGTATTTCAGCGGCTCTGGAAATATAATAACGCCGCTGAGCTTGAGCACTGACAATTTTACCGTAGCGCTCTGGGTAAGGCCGCAGAGCCTTGCAAAGATTACCAGCACTGATGGCTATTCGCTGATAAACACACAGGGCACAAATCCATTTGAACTGCTGCTGAACAGCGGCTTCGGGCAGAATGCAAAGGCAGACTCTGGTGATGAAGAGGTAGGGATAGGCGCAAGCACATACCATGCGTATGGAATAGGCAATAGCACATGGAGCTTTTTGGCAGTTGCGGTTTCCAACGGAATAGCCACTATTTACGCAAATGGCGAGCCGCCATACACTGTAAACAGCATACCTGCAGGGCCTTATTCCTTAGATGACCTGGCGCTTGGACAGGCTGCCCTCGGCATAGGCCCTTATAATGGCAGCATGGCCAATGTACAGATATACAATTCGACGCTTTCAAGCGCACAAGTAGGATCGTTGTATCTGCAGGGCATAGATGCGATTCCGGCAAGCAGGTCGAGGCTAGTAGAATGGTTTCCACTGTATACAAATTCCAAGGACTATAGCGGAATGAATAACAATGGCACCTCTACAGGAGTGGGATATTCCAACATACAGAATTATTATGTTAATCCTACAGGCCAGCAGATGCAAAACTTTGTGTCGAAGACAGCATTCTTCAACGGCACAGACAGTATGATTACGCTCCCGATCTCTGTGGCAAACGGGAGCGACATAACAATGACCGGATGGATCTACCTCAATAATGTCCCGTCAACCGATGAGGGCATATTTTCTTTCACTTCCAATTCCAACAACGGCACAATCGCGGTATTTTTCAAAGGAGACTGCAATGTGGAAGCTGGCGTCACTAATACCATAGGGGCATGGCAGGGAAGCACCGGAGCGGAATGCCTGCTGCCAGACAGATGGTATCAAATCGCAGCTGAAGCCAACCAAGGATCAGGCAGCTACAGCTTGTACATAGACGGAATGAAACAGTTCAGCGCGGCTTTTACAGGAACGCTTGAGGGTTCAAATTCAATAGACGTTGGGCTCTTCTCACCGAAATCTGCATATTTCTCAGGGCTGATGGGCAACCTGCAGTTCTACGGCACGCAGCTGTCGCAGGGCGAACTTACTGCACTTTACAGGGAAGGGCTGCATGGCGGACCTCTGAATGTGTCAGAACTTTATGGCTTTTATCCGCTGGACGGAAATGCCAATGACTACAGCGGCAATGGCAACAACGGCGCAAGCTATGGCTTAAATTACGAGCCGATGGAACTGCCATTATCGACAAGCCCCATAGAGGGCGTGTTTGGATGCTATAACACAGTCTTGTGCAATTCTACTGGGCAGCGGCTGTTTGTTTCAGGATTGCCGCTGGAGAACGCAAACATAGGTTACGCAAATATGAGCGGATCCCTAGGCATGGAATACGGCATGATGCCTGATGCACTGCATCTGAACGGCATAGCATACGCGCTCGCGCATATAGGAAGCTACTTCGGATACAAAAACAATATAACCGCTTCCGTATGGGCTTACATAGCTCCTGGTTACAGCGGGCCTTTAGTTGCAGTGTCTGGAAACAGCGGGACCGAAGCACTGATAAGGGAGCAGGGGATGAAAGTCATAGGACCTGCATCAAACGTAACGCTCTCGCACCCAGGATGGTACAATTTTATAGCGTCTTATAGCGCAGTAAACAACGAGGCTGCGTTCTATGTCAACGGAAGCGAGATTGGAAGCCCTTCAGGGATAACCTACACAGCGCCAGGGCAGTTCCCATATTGGACCACTACGATAAGCAGCGGGACGCTCAACGGCACCATTGAGGACCTTCAGATTTACAAAAGCTATGTATCAAGCGCACAGGCTGCACAACTGTATATGAACAACAGCGTTTTCGGCCTTGCGCCAGCAGAGTACTTGCCGCTTGGCGCTGGCAATGCAGGCATGCAGAACGAGACTGTGAATCTTGCAAATTACAGCGATTATGCGATAATGTATAGTGCCCCGGGATTCATATGCACGAATAATCACTTCGACTATGGGAGCTGCGGAGTCGAATACGTGCCAGGATGA